One window from the genome of Natronomonas pharaonis DSM 2160 encodes:
- a CDS encoding energy-coupling factor transporter transmembrane component T family protein encodes MLSYVPGDSPAHRLDPRSKLAVQLSFAALAFAYTTPTGLAVLTVFVVVLLRLAATPVVDALRAYSFVFVFLLIAPLLEGLTWGSPWFVVADAVPSALAGYRVLLVLLVAAAYVRTTPVRESRAAVQWAIPGRVGQFLGMSVSFVFRFLPVLRADIGRIRDAHRARLGTERPIPDRMRLIAVASFNRAFERADRLALALRARCFSWNPTVPQLRFGTGDLFAVIVAVSFSAAALHSML; translated from the coding sequence GTGCTGAGCTACGTTCCGGGTGATTCGCCGGCCCACCGGCTCGACCCGCGCTCGAAGCTTGCGGTCCAACTGTCCTTTGCGGCGCTTGCGTTCGCGTACACGACACCCACGGGGCTTGCTGTGCTCACCGTCTTCGTGGTCGTGCTGCTCAGACTGGCGGCAACCCCCGTTGTCGACGCGCTGCGAGCCTACAGCTTCGTCTTCGTGTTCCTTCTCATCGCCCCGCTGCTGGAGGGGTTGACGTGGGGGTCCCCGTGGTTCGTCGTCGCCGACGCCGTTCCCTCTGCGCTGGCCGGCTACCGGGTGCTGCTGGTGTTGCTCGTCGCTGCCGCGTACGTCCGGACGACGCCGGTGCGCGAATCGCGGGCGGCCGTCCAGTGGGCCATCCCCGGCCGGGTCGGCCAGTTCCTCGGGATGAGCGTCTCGTTCGTCTTTCGCTTCTTACCGGTGTTACGTGCCGACATCGGGCGGATTCGGGATGCCCACCGGGCACGCCTCGGGACCGAACGACCCATCCCTGACCGGATGCGGCTCATCGCCGTCGCGTCGTTCAATCGCGCCTTCGAACGCGCAGACCGGCTCGCCCTCGCGTTGCGTGCCCGTTGCTTCTCGTGGAACCCGACTGTGCCACAACTGCGCTTTGGGACCGGTGACCTATTTGCGGTTATTGTTGCTGTGTCGTTCTCCGCTGCTGCTTTACACTCTATGCTTTAA
- a CDS encoding (Fe-S)-binding protein, whose amino-acid sequence MLPAFPLQANEEVTRQTFWLISNYEKVLFYFLATLTVAVFVYGTYQRFARYADGEDDWFDRLDNLSGRIASAAKIAASNEKQFNRDLVGGLMHAFILWGFLTLLIATTILFIDEWYRVFTIALGERQSFWVGDFYLSYQLVTDALGLLFVVGLGIALWRRYVVRTERLWGKHTNWEDAFLVWSLFLIGIGGFLLEGLRIVGASEPITAVEPVSFVGTATALGLAGIGVNESIAAAVYPVAWWSHALLSFLFIAAIPYAKPFHMLSSFANVVTRDEKAGARLPGVPSDLDATNAESIDDFSWKEMLDQDACTKCGRCSSVCPAKASGRPLDPRDVILDLKEYRRSLETDDDAETMDIVADGGESVIDAETMESCMSCMACMDACPVEIEHLKSFTRMNRQLADQGDIQPSMQEVFQNVMTKGNTFGDSPGARGDWTEELDFEVTDARDTDVEYLWYVGDYPSYDDRNKKVARSLAKIFEHADAEVGILYDEEVYDGNDIRRVGEEFLYVEQAGTLIDSFEDCAFEKIVCTDPHSYNTFKNEYPEVDFEEFADDPMMEFDIEGYWNESGDIEVQHWTQTVEELVETGAVALDGTELDYTVTYHDPCHLGRYNDEYEAPRELVRATGCDLHEMPRNRDNSFCCGGGGGGLWMELEEEEKPSEERLREALEDTEAGSAVEKFVVACPMCMTMYEDGRKTGGFEDDIEIVDIAELIVEALDAKNATITASADADAGTGAAPADD is encoded by the coding sequence ATGCTACCGGCGTTTCCGCTACAGGCAAACGAGGAAGTCACCCGCCAGACCTTCTGGCTGATCTCGAACTACGAGAAGGTCCTGTTTTACTTCCTTGCGACCCTCACCGTTGCGGTGTTCGTCTACGGGACGTACCAGCGGTTCGCCCGCTATGCCGACGGCGAAGACGACTGGTTCGACCGTCTCGACAACCTCTCCGGACGCATCGCTTCGGCGGCGAAGATAGCCGCCTCGAACGAAAAGCAATTCAACCGTGACCTGGTCGGCGGCCTGATGCACGCGTTCATCCTCTGGGGCTTTTTGACGCTGCTTATCGCGACGACCATCCTCTTTATCGATGAGTGGTATCGCGTCTTCACCATCGCCCTCGGCGAGCGGCAGTCCTTCTGGGTCGGTGACTTCTATCTGTCCTACCAGCTCGTGACCGACGCGCTCGGGCTGCTGTTCGTCGTCGGTCTCGGCATCGCTCTGTGGCGACGCTACGTCGTCCGAACCGAGCGCCTGTGGGGCAAGCACACGAACTGGGAGGACGCCTTCCTCGTGTGGTCGCTGTTCCTCATCGGCATCGGCGGCTTCCTGCTCGAAGGGCTCCGCATTGTCGGCGCAAGCGAGCCCATCACGGCCGTTGAGCCGGTGAGCTTCGTCGGCACGGCAACCGCGCTTGGCCTCGCCGGCATCGGCGTCAACGAGTCGATAGCCGCCGCGGTCTACCCCGTCGCGTGGTGGTCTCATGCCCTGCTTTCGTTCCTCTTCATCGCCGCTATCCCGTACGCCAAGCCGTTCCACATGCTCTCGTCGTTCGCGAACGTCGTCACTCGCGACGAGAAGGCCGGCGCACGGCTGCCGGGCGTCCCCTCCGACCTTGACGCCACCAACGCCGAATCCATCGACGACTTCTCCTGGAAGGAGATGCTTGACCAGGACGCCTGTACGAAGTGTGGACGCTGTTCGTCGGTTTGTCCGGCGAAGGCGTCCGGACGGCCGCTCGACCCCCGTGACGTCATCCTCGACCTCAAGGAATACCGTCGCTCGCTTGAGACGGACGACGACGCCGAGACGATGGACATCGTCGCCGACGGCGGCGAATCGGTCATCGACGCCGAGACGATGGAGTCTTGTATGTCCTGTATGGCCTGCATGGACGCCTGTCCGGTCGAAATCGAGCACCTCAAGAGCTTCACGCGGATGAACCGCCAGCTCGCAGACCAAGGTGATATCCAGCCGAGTATGCAGGAAGTCTTCCAGAACGTCATGACGAAGGGCAACACCTTCGGCGACTCGCCGGGTGCCCGCGGCGACTGGACCGAGGAGCTTGACTTCGAGGTAACTGACGCCCGAGATACAGACGTTGAATACCTCTGGTACGTCGGTGACTACCCCTCCTACGACGACCGCAACAAGAAGGTCGCCCGCTCGCTGGCAAAAATCTTCGAACACGCTGACGCCGAGGTCGGCATCCTCTACGACGAGGAGGTCTACGACGGCAACGACATCCGACGCGTCGGCGAGGAGTTCCTCTACGTCGAGCAGGCCGGTACGCTCATCGACTCCTTCGAGGACTGTGCGTTCGAGAAAATCGTCTGTACGGACCCCCACTCCTACAACACGTTCAAAAACGAGTACCCCGAGGTCGACTTCGAGGAGTTCGCCGACGACCCCATGATGGAGTTCGACATCGAGGGCTACTGGAACGAAAGCGGCGATATCGAGGTCCAGCACTGGACGCAGACGGTCGAAGAGCTCGTCGAGACCGGCGCGGTCGCGCTTGATGGCACCGAACTCGACTACACGGTCACCTACCACGACCCGTGTCACCTCGGCCGATACAACGACGAGTACGAGGCGCCGCGTGAACTCGTCCGCGCCACGGGCTGTGACCTCCATGAGATGCCCCGCAACCGTGACAACAGCTTCTGCTGCGGTGGCGGCGGTGGCGGCCTCTGGATGGAACTCGAAGAAGAAGAAAAGCCAAGCGAGGAACGGCTCCGCGAGGCCCTCGAAGACACCGAGGCCGGCAGTGCTGTCGAGAAGTTCGTCGTCGCTTGCCCGATGTGCATGACGATGTACGAAGACGGCCGCAAGACCGGCGGCTTCGAGGACGACATCGAAATCGTCGACATCGCTGAACTCATCGTCGAGGCGCTGGACGCCAAGAACGCGACGATTACGGCTTCGGCTGACGCTGACGCCGGTACCGGCGCCGCACCGGCCGACGACTGA
- a CDS encoding PaaI family thioesterase: MDVTDMFSEMPFNDHLGIEVTEAADGRAVGHLELGTEHSSNPNRLVAHGGVAYALADTVGGAAVISANFTVTPTIDMRIDYLSPATGGRLDAEAEVVRNGDSVAAVDIEVTDESGTTVATARGTYKTGGGNGGSAWHSGDDEYTNGK; this comes from the coding sequence ATGGACGTCACGGACATGTTCTCGGAGATGCCGTTCAACGACCATCTCGGTATCGAGGTCACCGAGGCGGCCGACGGCCGTGCGGTCGGCCATCTCGAACTCGGCACTGAACACTCCTCGAACCCGAACCGGCTGGTCGCACACGGCGGCGTGGCGTATGCGCTTGCTGACACGGTTGGCGGGGCCGCGGTCATCTCGGCGAACTTCACCGTCACGCCGACTATCGATATGCGTATCGACTATCTCTCGCCGGCGACCGGAGGGCGTCTCGACGCCGAGGCCGAGGTCGTCCGAAACGGGGACAGCGTCGCCGCCGTCGACATCGAGGTGACAGACGAGTCGGGAACGACCGTCGCAACCGCCCGCGGGACCTACAAAACGGGCGGCGGCAACGGCGGGTCTGCGTGGCACAGCGGCGACGACGAGTACACCAACGGTAAGTAA
- a CDS encoding ACT domain-containing protein, translated as MFDEIMRKFEDSPSQQAVIRLLLERGFSVNDDGRVVSGGIEIPNTGIAREIDVDRRVVDATTDAILDDDELRRIFQNISAIPSLMDLAPVLDLTVLTVRVGDADQPGIVAAVTSLLADNGVSIRQTISEDPEFTDEPKLYIVTDEQLDGELINEVRALPFVRKIELE; from the coding sequence ATGTTCGACGAGATAATGCGAAAGTTCGAGGACAGCCCGAGCCAGCAGGCTGTCATCCGGCTCCTCCTCGAACGCGGGTTCTCGGTCAACGACGACGGCCGCGTCGTCTCCGGTGGCATCGAGATTCCGAACACCGGTATCGCCCGCGAAATCGATGTCGACCGCCGTGTCGTTGATGCGACGACCGACGCGATTCTCGACGACGACGAGCTCCGCCGTATCTTCCAGAACATCTCCGCTATTCCATCACTGATGGACCTCGCGCCGGTGCTGGACCTGACGGTGTTGACCGTTCGCGTCGGCGACGCCGACCAGCCGGGCATCGTCGCCGCCGTTACGAGCCTGCTGGCCGACAACGGAGTTTCGATTCGCCAGACAATAAGCGAAGACCCGGAGTTTACCGACGAACCCAAACTCTATATCGTCACTGACGAGCAACTCGACGGCGAGCTAATAAACGAGGTTCGCGCGCTTCCGTTCGTCCGGAAAATCGAACTGGAGTAA
- a CDS encoding DUF5828 family protein yields the protein MDIEESVSGFKARGGWGDIVEHGERITRALRELDAEEDHDVDGDALEEWDEWRPKADERLGEDVSRKTAEQASVGEGEGEKAGKDPDEDLKTAGEKLSDSYESLEEPGEAVDEWRESINYVARAADSATRKALRKVEGSVYRNVMTQMSPYYFDNELVSANLTRGDSAADDYIFEVNINDDDLKIRVSNKLADYQTSVERWHVDTPKDTDIAEAVEGHEPPQDEPTDGGSDPKRT from the coding sequence ATGGACATCGAAGAGAGCGTCTCCGGCTTCAAGGCCCGCGGCGGCTGGGGGGATATCGTCGAACACGGCGAGCGAATCACACGCGCGCTCCGGGAACTCGATGCCGAGGAAGACCACGATGTCGACGGCGACGCGCTCGAAGAGTGGGACGAGTGGCGGCCGAAGGCCGACGAGCGCCTCGGCGAAGATGTTAGCCGAAAAACCGCCGAGCAGGCAAGCGTCGGCGAGGGGGAAGGCGAGAAGGCCGGAAAAGACCCCGACGAGGACCTCAAAACCGCCGGTGAGAAGCTCAGCGACTCCTATGAGAGCCTCGAAGAGCCGGGCGAGGCTGTAGATGAGTGGCGTGAATCGATAAACTACGTCGCCCGGGCGGCCGACTCGGCGACCCGAAAGGCGCTACGGAAGGTCGAAGGCAGCGTCTACCGGAACGTGATGACACAGATGTCGCCGTACTACTTCGATAACGAACTCGTCAGCGCGAATCTCACCCGCGGCGACTCAGCGGCCGACGACTACATTTTCGAGGTCAACATCAACGACGACGACCTGAAGATTCGGGTCTCGAACAAACTCGCCGACTACCAGACGTCCGTCGAGCGCTGGCACGTCGATACACCGAAAGACACCGACATCGCTGAAGCCGTCGAGGGACATGAGCCACCGCAAGATGAGCCAACGGACGGCGGCTCCGACCCGAAGCGGACGTAG
- the upp gene encoding uracil phosphoribosyltransferase, producing the protein MPIEDRDDAHVITHALAKHTLSELRSDETDQVAFRNGLVELGRLCGYEIIDGMMDTEYVSITTPLAETTGEVVKGLDDVVIVNVLRAATPFVEGLVEAFPHARQGVISAGRDEAAGMNEDGEFPITVDYVKLPDIDADDTVIVADPILATGSTMVAVLEEVLEQGTPERLVVLSAVSAPPGLARVNDSIPSADVLTVSVDERLDEDGYIVPGVGDAGDRAFGT; encoded by the coding sequence ATGCCAATCGAGGACCGTGATGACGCCCATGTCATCACCCACGCGCTCGCCAAGCACACCCTCTCGGAGCTTCGCTCGGACGAGACCGACCAGGTTGCGTTCCGAAACGGCCTCGTCGAACTGGGCCGGCTCTGTGGGTACGAAATCATCGACGGGATGATGGACACCGAGTACGTCTCGATTACGACGCCGCTCGCGGAGACGACCGGTGAGGTCGTCAAGGGACTCGACGATGTCGTCATCGTCAACGTCCTGCGCGCCGCGACGCCGTTCGTCGAGGGACTCGTCGAGGCGTTTCCACATGCCCGACAAGGCGTTATCTCTGCCGGTCGCGACGAAGCGGCTGGCATGAACGAAGACGGTGAGTTCCCAATAACCGTCGACTACGTCAAGCTTCCCGACATCGACGCCGACGACACGGTCATCGTCGCCGACCCGATTCTCGCCACCGGTAGCACGATGGTCGCCGTCCTCGAGGAGGTACTCGAGCAGGGCACCCCCGAGCGGCTCGTCGTTCTCTCCGCGGTGAGCGCCCCGCCCGGGCTGGCGCGGGTAAACGACTCCATCCCGAGTGCCGACGTGCTGACTGTCAGTGTGGACGAACGCCTCGACGAGGACGGCTACATCGTCCCGGGTGTCGGTGACGCCGGCGACCGAGCGTTCGGGACCTGA
- a CDS encoding IMPACT family protein → MSSTDAYRTIDGRARSAFTVQGSEFIGHAAPVETVAKAEAFIDDVAAEHADATHNVPAYRVRADPFREYSSDDGEPSGSAGKPMLSVLGGRELENVCVVVTRYFGGTKLGVGGLVRAYSKATKDVLDAAEVVEEVPRERFEAVVEYDDSGTIRGILESEDVEFDAAYGADVVFDISAPVAEAEHLRDRLRSATSGRVDL, encoded by the coding sequence GTGTCTTCGACGGACGCCTACCGGACAATCGACGGGCGAGCGCGGTCGGCCTTTACCGTGCAGGGGTCGGAGTTCATCGGCCACGCTGCCCCCGTCGAGACGGTTGCGAAAGCGGAGGCGTTCATCGACGACGTGGCGGCCGAACACGCCGACGCGACCCACAACGTCCCCGCCTATCGCGTCCGGGCCGACCCGTTCCGGGAGTACAGCTCCGACGACGGCGAGCCATCCGGCAGCGCCGGCAAGCCGATGCTGTCGGTGCTTGGCGGCCGGGAGCTGGAGAACGTCTGTGTCGTCGTCACCCGGTATTTTGGCGGGACAAAGCTCGGCGTCGGCGGGCTCGTTCGGGCGTATTCGAAAGCCACCAAGGACGTACTCGACGCGGCCGAAGTCGTCGAGGAAGTCCCTCGCGAGCGGTTCGAAGCGGTGGTCGAGTACGACGACTCCGGGACAATCAGAGGCATCCTCGAAAGCGAGGACGTCGAGTTCGACGCTGCGTACGGCGCTGACGTGGTGTTCGACATCAGCGCTCCGGTCGCCGAGGCCGAGCACCTACGGGACCGGCTCCGAAGTGCCACGAGCGGTCGCGTGGACCTGTAG
- a CDS encoding inorganic phosphate transporter: MDPLTVVTFVVAGVASLFMAWAIGAGSSGSTPFAPAVGANAISVMRAGFFVGILGLLGATLQGANVTEAVGRELVVGTTLPPIAAILALFIAAALVAVGVFAGYPIATAFTVTGAVVGAGLAVGGDPAWAKYYEILAVWTLTPFVGGGVAYATARLLRQEWLPDVAAIAALAALVGAILANVEFVLLGPADTAQSVSQTIATTGLGVVGVTLFIAAVAAALMGADVRRDAAAGQRHFLIALGALVAFSAGGSQVGLALGPLLPLLDASEVAIPLVALLFGGGLGLLVGSWTAAPRMIKAISQDYSSLGPRRSIAALIPSFIIAQVAILLGVPISFNEIIVSAVVGAGAAAESGGVSRGKMLYTVLAWIGSLVGAGVLSFGLTAVATSL, translated from the coding sequence ATGGACCCTCTGACGGTCGTGACGTTCGTGGTCGCCGGCGTAGCGAGCCTCTTTATGGCGTGGGCCATCGGGGCTGGCTCCTCCGGGTCGACTCCTTTTGCACCCGCTGTCGGCGCAAACGCGATTTCGGTGATGCGCGCCGGCTTCTTCGTCGGTATTCTCGGACTGCTCGGGGCAACGCTACAGGGCGCAAACGTCACCGAGGCGGTCGGCCGCGAACTCGTCGTCGGTACGACACTGCCGCCTATCGCGGCCATTCTCGCGCTCTTTATCGCGGCGGCGCTGGTCGCTGTCGGCGTCTTCGCCGGCTACCCGATAGCGACGGCGTTTACCGTCACCGGCGCTGTCGTCGGGGCCGGCCTCGCCGTCGGCGGCGACCCGGCGTGGGCGAAATACTACGAGATTCTCGCCGTCTGGACGCTAACTCCGTTCGTCGGCGGCGGCGTCGCTTACGCGACCGCACGGCTGCTCCGCCAGGAGTGGCTGCCCGATGTGGCGGCTATCGCGGCGCTTGCAGCGCTCGTTGGCGCGATTTTAGCGAACGTCGAATTCGTACTTCTCGGCCCGGCGGACACGGCACAGAGCGTCTCACAAACCATCGCGACGACCGGCCTCGGCGTTGTTGGCGTCACTCTTTTCATCGCCGCTGTCGCCGCCGCACTGATGGGCGCTGATGTCCGCCGGGATGCGGCGGCCGGTCAGCGGCACTTTCTCATCGCGCTCGGTGCGCTGGTCGCGTTCTCGGCCGGTGGCAGCCAGGTCGGTCTCGCGCTGGGACCGCTGTTGCCGCTGTTGGACGCCTCGGAGGTCGCGATTCCGCTCGTCGCGCTGCTTTTCGGCGGCGGTCTCGGCCTCCTTGTTGGGTCGTGGACGGCCGCCCCGAGGATGATAAAGGCCATCTCGCAGGACTACTCCTCGCTCGGCCCGCGCCGCTCGATTGCGGCGCTCATCCCGTCGTTCATCATCGCACAGGTCGCTATCCTGCTCGGCGTGCCGATATCGTTCAACGAAATTATCGTCTCGGCCGTCGTCGGGGCCGGCGCTGCCGCCGAGTCGGGCGGCGTCAGCCGCGGGAAGATGCTGTACACAGTCCTTGCGTGGATTGGGTCGCTCGTGGGTGCCGGCGTGCTCAGTTTCGGACTCACGGCCGTCGCAACGTCGCTATGA
- a CDS encoding hemolysin family protein, whose amino-acid sequence MGTLASNAALVVLQAAPDAGELPFSDTTVALLGSAVILLLLALSGFFSSSEIAMFSLPAHRVDALVADNIPHAETLKELKDDPHRLLVTILVGNNIVNIAMSSIATGLLSYYVSQSMAVLIATFGITALVLLFGESAPKSYAVENTESWALRISRPLKLSEYLLLPLIVTFDYLTRQVNRITGGRAEIESTYVTREEIRDIIETGERAGVLEEDEREMLQRIFRFTNTIAKEVMTPRLDMEAVPKDATIEEAIQTCVQSGHARVPVYEGSLDNVLGVVHISDLVRDDTYGEASDIELEDVIEETLHVPESKNIDELLAEMRENRLHMVIVIDEFGTTEGLVTMEDITEEIVGEILQADEEEPIEFVSDNEILVKGEVNIDEVNEKLDVAIPEGEEFETIAGFIFNRAGRLVEEGERIEYEGLEIRVERVENTRIMKARITKTDNREGDGEHEAAGDE is encoded by the coding sequence ATGGGCACGCTCGCGTCGAACGCCGCCTTGGTCGTCCTACAAGCCGCGCCCGACGCCGGGGAGTTGCCGTTCAGCGACACGACCGTCGCTCTCCTCGGCAGCGCTGTCATCCTGCTTTTGTTGGCGCTTTCGGGGTTCTTCTCGTCGTCCGAGATTGCGATGTTCTCGCTGCCGGCACACCGCGTCGACGCCCTCGTCGCGGACAACATCCCCCACGCGGAGACGCTCAAGGAGCTGAAAGACGACCCGCACCGGCTGCTCGTGACGATTCTCGTCGGAAACAACATCGTCAACATCGCGATGTCATCGATAGCGACGGGGCTGCTCTCGTATTATGTTTCGCAGTCGATGGCAGTGCTGATAGCGACGTTCGGCATCACGGCGCTCGTCTTGCTGTTCGGCGAAAGCGCCCCCAAGTCCTACGCCGTCGAGAACACGGAGTCGTGGGCGCTCCGCATCTCACGGCCGCTGAAGCTCTCTGAGTACCTGCTCTTGCCGCTCATCGTCACGTTCGACTACCTGACTCGGCAGGTAAACCGCATCACCGGCGGCCGTGCCGAAATCGAGTCCACATACGTTACCCGCGAGGAGATTCGCGACATCATCGAAACCGGCGAGCGGGCGGGCGTCCTCGAAGAGGACGAGCGTGAGATGCTCCAGCGCATCTTCCGCTTTACCAACACCATCGCCAAGGAGGTGATGACGCCACGCCTCGATATGGAGGCCGTGCCGAAGGACGCGACGATAGAGGAGGCGATTCAGACCTGCGTCCAGTCCGGCCATGCACGGGTCCCCGTCTACGAGGGAAGCCTCGACAACGTGCTGGGTGTCGTCCACATTTCCGACCTCGTCCGCGATGACACCTACGGGGAAGCAAGCGACATCGAGCTTGAGGACGTAATCGAGGAGACGCTGCACGTTCCCGAATCGAAGAACATCGACGAGTTGCTCGCGGAGATGCGCGAAAACCGGCTCCACATGGTCATCGTCATCGACGAGTTCGGGACGACCGAGGGGCTGGTGACGATGGAGGACATCACCGAAGAGATCGTCGGCGAAATCCTGCAGGCCGACGAGGAAGAGCCGATCGAGTTCGTCTCCGACAACGAGATTCTCGTCAAGGGAGAGGTCAACATCGACGAAGTAAACGAGAAACTCGATGTCGCCATCCCCGAGGGCGAGGAGTTCGAGACGATAGCCGGGTTCATCTTTAACCGGGCCGGCCGCCTCGTCGAGGAGGGCGAGCGCATCGAGTATGAGGGCCTCGAGATTCGGGTCGAACGCGTCGAAAACACCCGCATCATGAAGGCTCGAATCACCAAGACCGACAACAGAGAGGGCGACGGCGAGCACGAGGCGGCAGGCGACGAATAG
- a CDS encoding glutaredoxin family protein, with translation MSEPDITLYRLQACPFCERVVAVLDELGLAYRSRFVEARHSRRDVVKRLTGARTVPALVDDRTGVTMSESANIVEYLRATYGDGGGGAE, from the coding sequence ATGTCTGAGCCCGATATCACGCTGTACCGGCTGCAGGCGTGCCCGTTCTGCGAGCGCGTCGTCGCTGTCCTCGACGAATTGGGGCTTGCGTACCGCTCGCGATTCGTCGAGGCACGGCACTCACGGCGTGACGTGGTCAAACGGTTGACTGGAGCCCGCACTGTCCCGGCTCTCGTCGACGACCGGACCGGCGTCACGATGAGCGAGAGCGCGAATATCGTCGAGTACCTCCGGGCCACCTACGGCGATGGAGGGGGTGGGGCCGAATGA
- a CDS encoding redoxin domain-containing protein, whose protein sequence is MNLDFDVVELPVADPPSPGEDAPDFTRPLVTDEYWEDTSLAELTDDGPVVLVCHTMDGDFPATYIWQEIRDRNWDDYDAAVVGLSISSPYEHARFIDEWNLHAFRLFSDPANGVGEAYGISHDLDGMAGIEEPRPAVFVIDSEGTVQYTWAAAEWPEFPPYDDIEAAIESL, encoded by the coding sequence ATGAACCTCGATTTTGACGTCGTCGAGCTTCCGGTGGCCGACCCACCGTCTCCCGGCGAGGACGCCCCGGATTTCACCCGCCCGCTCGTTACCGACGAATACTGGGAGGATACGAGCCTCGCGGAACTGACTGATGACGGCCCGGTTGTGTTGGTGTGCCACACGATGGACGGTGACTTCCCGGCGACGTACATCTGGCAGGAGATTCGCGACCGCAACTGGGACGACTACGACGCTGCCGTCGTCGGGCTCTCCATCTCGTCGCCCTACGAGCACGCCCGGTTTATCGACGAGTGGAACCTCCATGCCTTCCGGTTGTTCTCCGACCCAGCCAACGGTGTCGGCGAGGCCTACGGCATCAGCCACGACCTCGACGGGATGGCGGGCATCGAGGAGCCGAGACCGGCCGTCTTCGTCATCGATTCGGAGGGGACTGTTCAGTACACGTGGGCCGCCGCAGAGTGGCCCGAATTCCCGCCGTACGACGACATCGAGGCGGCAATCGAGTCACTATGA
- a CDS encoding L-threonylcarbamoyladenylate synthase, which yields MTAPDLTDAVAALRRGDLVVYPTETVYGLAADALDPEAVKRVFEAKGRDRDKPVSMALPSVAAAAEYVTFSDRERAFCEAFLPGPVTVLLERGDRVPDVLVAGRDRVGLRVPAHDIARDLARRVGPITATSANVSGNPSARRPEAVDATIRERAVVVDGGETPGTESTVVDIAADDIVRRGAQADDIDAWLTEH from the coding sequence ATGACTGCCCCCGACCTCACCGACGCGGTGGCGGCGCTCCGGCGGGGCGACCTCGTCGTCTATCCGACCGAGACCGTCTACGGGTTGGCTGCTGACGCCCTTGACCCGGAGGCGGTCAAGCGGGTCTTCGAGGCCAAAGGTCGTGACCGCGACAAGCCGGTTTCGATGGCGCTGCCGTCGGTCGCGGCAGCCGCCGAATACGTCACCTTCTCCGACCGCGAGCGGGCCTTCTGTGAGGCGTTCCTGCCGGGGCCGGTGACCGTGCTGCTCGAACGCGGCGACCGCGTGCCGGACGTGCTGGTCGCCGGCCGCGACCGGGTCGGTCTCCGGGTGCCGGCACACGACATCGCCCGGGACCTCGCCCGCCGGGTTGGCCCCATCACTGCCACGAGCGCCAACGTCTCCGGCAACCCCAGCGCCCGCCGCCCGGAGGCGGTCGATGCAACCATCCGAGAACGCGCTGTCGTCGTCGACGGCGGGGAAACCCCCGGGACCGAAAGCACCGTCGTCGACATCGCGGCCGATGACATCGTCCGCCGCGGCGCACAGGCCGACGACATCGACGCGTGGCTCACAGAGCACTGA
- a CDS encoding group I truncated hemoglobin, with protein sequence MTETLYERLGGKESIAAVVDRFYDRMLDDERVSHHFEEVDMQQQRAQQTLFLCSLTGGPVEYTGEDMEPAHDHLGITEAEFDVTVDHLEAALEAFDVPERERTEVLEAVAGFRADIVSA encoded by the coding sequence ATGACGGAGACGCTCTACGAACGGCTCGGCGGCAAGGAGTCGATAGCGGCGGTTGTCGACCGGTTCTACGACCGAATGTTGGACGACGAGCGCGTTAGCCACCATTTTGAGGAGGTCGACATGCAGCAGCAGCGGGCCCAACAGACGCTGTTTCTCTGCTCGCTTACCGGTGGCCCGGTCGAATATACTGGTGAAGACATGGAGCCGGCACACGACCACCTCGGCATCACGGAAGCGGAGTTCGACGTGACTGTCGACCACCTCGAAGCCGCACTCGAAGCCTTCGACGTGCCGGAGCGAGAGCGAACCGAGGTTCTCGAAGCCGTCGCCGGGTTCCGGGCGGACATCGTCTCCGCCTGA